ATCTAAAAAACGTTGCTAAGTTAATTTAAACACATGTTAAAAAGTGTTAAAAGTAAAATTAGTTCAACTGTTCACTAATTTTACCGAAGCGACGTTCGCGCTTTTGGTAGTCTACAATAGCTTCAAAAAGGTCTTCTCTTCTAAAGTCAGGCCATAAAGTTTCGGTGAAATAGAGTTCACTGTAAGCCATCTGCCAAAGCAGAAAATTGCTCACTCTGTGCTCTCCGCTGGTACGGATCATTAACTCAGGATCGGGAATATTTACGGTTGTTAATTGAGACGAAAACTTTGCCTCATCAATTTCATCCACCGTAATCTGACCATCTTTTACCATCAGTGCAATTTTCTTTGCAGCCTCCAGAATCTCCCATTTAGCACTGTAACTCAATGCAAGAGTTAAAGTACAGGTGGTATTTCCAGCCGTTTTTTCCATAGCGCTCTTCAGATCATCAATACATTGCTGAGGTAAAGAAGCGATATCGCCGATGGCATTCAGCCTGATATTATTTTTATTAAGGGTATCAGTTTCATTGTTGATGGTTGCAATAAGCAATTCCATCAGTGCATTGACTTCGTCAATTGGTCTGTTCCAGTTTTCAGTAGAAAAGGCATAAATTGTCAGATATTTTACACCAATATCAGCACATCCTTCCACAATATCCTTTACAGATATTACTCCGCTTTCATGGCCGAAAGACCTGAATTTACCTTGATTTTTAGCCCATCTTCCATTCCCATCCATAATAATAGCGATGTGTTCCGGTAAGCGACTAGTATCGATTTGTTCTTTAAATCCCATTTATTTGTGCAAATATGGCTAAAATGTCTAACATACAGAAGAATGGCACATTAGAAAGCATCAAAGTTATAAGATATTTTGTTTATTTCTATCATAAACTTACAGCCTAAACGAAGGATATACCGATTTTATGATATAAAATGTGAATGACAAACATTAAAAAGAGTAACATTTGTCGGAAGTAAACGTATAGGAAAGTCCTATATGTACAAAAAAGTAAGTGTCATTCTTAACAAAATTACCACGCTGACCACCAGGAGCAAAATTGGTACGCCCCGGATTACCCGGATCTGGCGGAACAGAAGGATCAGAAAGATTGGTCCCGTTATTTCCATAAACTGGTACCATTGGATATCTGTCTCCAACATCATCCAGGTAATCTGTTTTTGCAGTCCGGTATCCCAGCTGGGTAAAAATCCCCAGGCGTTCCCCTATCCTGTACTTCATGCCCACTCCGTAAGGAATACTGAAAGCGTAGTTTTTATACTTTTTACCCTCAGTTTCATAGTACCTTAACTCGTAGGTTTCCCCGTTATATTTAGCTTTTGGATTGAATACCACCCCGCCAATTCCGGCAAAAATATAAGGAGAAAAGTTCTTTACCCCGCCTCCGGAAAAGTATTCCAGGAAATTAAAATCCACCTGTAAACTCAGTTCATTCAGCGAAGTTGAAAAATTAAGATTACGGGTTCTTAAGCTTGCGTCATCAGAATTCGCATCATCGCCTTTGATTTTTCCGTAATTATAATGCAAACCTATTGCCCAGTAAGGATCAAGATTACGCTTCACGTAGGCACCAAAAGCAATACCACTTGGCTTAAAAAGGTTAACGGGATTGATATCACCAATATATCCTGCAGCACCGGCATTAATGCCCAGTTCTGTAGTCTGGGACTTGACAGTGCCGGCAAAAATACAGCTTAGAACAACAGAAAATATTATCTTTTTAAATCTCATTTTTGAGCCGGGTTAAAATCATTTTAATAATTACGGGTATCAATTCCCCAGAGTAATTTGTTTCTCAAGGTAGTCAGATAACTTTCATTATTCAAACGAATCAGGTTCACATGAAAAGCTGCCTTACTCACCGTTATTTTGACAGATCTGTCTACAGTGGCCGTCCGGGAGTCACAGGATACCAGAAACTTGGTACTTCTTGCTTCCACTTCAAATCGCAGGGTAACATCATCAGGAATAATAACCGGTCTGACATTAAGGTTATGCGGAGCAATCGGAGTAATGGCAAAATTCTGTGCACTTGGAAAAATAATAGGGCCACCGCAGCTCAATGAATAAGCCGTTGAACCTGTTGGTGTGGCTATAATCAGACCGTCTGCCCAGTATGAATTGATAAACTCATCATTCATATAGGCATGAATAATCATCATGGCTGTGTTATCCCGTCTGTGAATAGTGATATCATTCAGTGCAAAATTCTCATCTCCAAAAAGGTTATTCTTGGATTCAACATTCAGTAAAGTCCGTTTGTCCAGTGAATATTCCTGATTGATCAATGCCTCAATTGCATTTCTAATCTCATTTTTGTTGATACTGGCTAAAAAACCAAGTCTGCCAAAGTTAATTCCGATAACCGGAATTCCGGAGTCCCTGATTAAAGCCAGGGTATCCAGCAGTGTTCCATCCCCACCCAGGCTGATCAGAATAGCTGCCTGATCACGCAGTTCTGTATGGTTGGAAAAAGTCTGGAGACTGGCAGGAAGTTTGACTTTATCTTCAATAAAATCGTTGTATTCCTGATGAACAATAGTTTCAATCCCATAATGTTCCAGGGCATTAAAAACTTCTTGTACAAAGGGTAAAACGCTATTATTAAACTCTCTGCCGTAAATTGCAATCTTCATTAGATAAATATAGGATATTGAATGGTTACAGGAATGAATTAAACATTTAAATAACTCATTAACAAATTATATCTGTCTTCCGTTCCGTTGTCTGTTGTAGTGCTGTTAAAGACCGCTTTAACCTGGTAATCATATCTCTCAAAAGCGGATATGATACCAGATAATTCAGTTTTATTAATTTTCAGCGTGACCTCTAACCGTGTAGAATCCGGGAAGTTCTGCACGTAAGAGGATAAGATTTGTGCATTATCGGCTTCAACAATCTGAGCCATATGCGATAAAGAGTTATTGCGGTTACCGATCTCCAGCACGATGATTCCGCCCGGTTCTTTAACAGCAAAGATATCTGAGGTATATTTTAATAAATCATGTATGGAAATAACCCCCAGATAGTTCTTTTTATAATCAAGTACAGGTACTAAAGATAGTTTCAGCTGATCAAATATTCTGATGACATCATAAACATGTACATCCTGATAGACAAAAGGATTCAGAATAGTTAAAGAAAGCGCACCGATCGGCTCTTCCACATTTCTGATTTCCAACAAATGATCTTCGGCAATAATACCCAGAAAAGATCCATTATTTAAAACCGGTAAATGATTCAGTTTGAACTCTGCCATTCTATCCAACGCAACATGCACCGTTTCAGTAGTCTGTAACGGTGGAATTGAGTGAGATATGAGTTCAGATGCAAACATGTCTATTTTAATAAAATTCTATCTAAAAACTTATTCAGATAATTGTTAAATATCTCAGGATGCTCCATCATCGGTACATGCCCGCATTTATCAACCCAGTTCAACTCTGAATTAGGCAGCAGCTGATGAAATTCTTCAGCTACATCCGGTGGAGTTACCTGATCATTTTTACCCCAGATCAAAGATACAGGGATAGTTATTTTGCTCAGTTCTTTAGCCATATTATGACGGATAGCCGATTTTGCCAGCGCCAGAATACGAATAACTCTTGAACGTTCATTTACCGTTTTATAAATCTCATCTACCATTTCTTTAGTAGCGATAGCAGGATCATAAAAGGTAAATTCTACTTTTTCACGGATATAATCATAGCTTTCTCTTCTTGGGAAAGTGCCTCCAAATGCATTTTCGTACAAACCGGAACTACCCGTCAGCACCAACGCCTTAACACTTTCCTGATGTCCTGCTGTAACCACAAGACCAAGGTGTCCGCCTAATGAATTACCGATAAGAACTACCTGACCAAGTTTTTTAAACTTAATAAATTTATGAATATACTTGGCTAAACTTTTAACACCCAATGTAAGAATTGGTAATTCGTATATAGGTAAAATCGGCACTAGTATACGGTACTTATCTTTGAAATGATCAATAACCGGCTCCCAGTTGCTCAACTCTCCCATCAAACCATGAAGTAATACCAGGGTCTCGCCTTTTCCAGCCTCTATATACTTAAACCCATCCTCTTCTATTACTTCGTATTTCATGTATATGTTATATATTTCTGTAAATGTTTCCCGGAGTAAAATTACCACAATGGTGTCCGGTTCATCATTGCTTCTTTAAGATACGCTACTAAGTTAGTCGCCTGATTTAATTTTAAACAAAAAAAACTGTTAATTTTAAAAAAAATATTTTCAGATAGCCTCTAACACAATTTATGCCAATTGATTTTTAACAATTTCAGCTATCAATTTGCCGTCTGCCTTACCTGCCAGTTCTTTATTTGCCAATCCCATCACACGCCCCATATCTTTCACTGAGCTTGCACCTGTATCCTGAATCAGTTTAGCGATCAGTGCTTCCACCTCTTCTTTACTTAATTGCTGTGGCATGAATTTGCTGATCACTTCAATTTCTTCATCTTCAATCACAGCCAGATCTTCTCTGCCTTGTTGTTTGTAAATATCTGATGATTCTTTTCTTTGCTTAATCAGGCGCTGAAGGATTTTCATTTCTGCATCTTCAGTAATTTCTTCTGCAGACCCTTTTTCAGTTCTTGCCACCAATAAAGCAGCTTTAATTGCACGTAATCCTCTCAATGCAGCCTGATCTTTAGCTAACATTGCTTTTTTTATTTCCTGATCTATAATTGTTGATACCATATTCTTTTAATTTTATTCTATTTTCTATTTACCAGTGTTGCGGAAGCCTGTGCAGCAGGCATAATCAGCATATCGTTAATGTTTACATGCGCAGGGCGGCTTACTGCAAACCATATCGCATCTGCTATATCCTGTGCAAGCAAAGGCTCCAGTCCTTCGTAAACCTTTTTAGCTTTGTCTTCATCTCCTTTAAAACGGACCACTGAAAATTCCGTTTCCACCATTCCGGGATTAATCGCAGTTACCTTGATTCCATGTGGAAGCAGGTCCATACGCATTCCTTTATTTAGGGCATCAACTGCATGTTTTGTCGCACAATAAACATTGCCGTTCGGATAAACCTCTTTACCGGCAATGGAGCCTATATTAATGATATGACCTTTTTTAGCAGAGATCATCCAGCCTGAAACAATTTTAGTGACATAAAGTAGTCCCTTTACATTCGTATCAATCATGGTATCCCAGTCAGTTGTGTCTCCTTTATCTATCGGATCCAGTCCCTGGCTTAAACCTGCATTATTGATCAGTACATCTATCTGTTTCCATTGCTGTGGCAATCCTTCCAGCACAGCTGTTAAAACAGCATTATTTCTTACATCCGCGATCAGGGTTTTAACCTCAATTGCATATTTATCCGCCAGATGTCTGGCAATTTCATTCAGTTTATCTTCTCTTCTGGCTACCAGAACCAGCTGATATCCCTGCTGTGCAAATAAATGTGCACATGATTTTCCTATACCCGAAGTTGCGCCTGTAATTAATGCAGTTTTCATTAGCTTATCTATTTTTTATCTGTGATGAAGCTCAGGATGCAGTATTCAATTATTCTATCCTGAGCAGGAGCTATAGAGGTCCTTCC
This portion of the Pedobacter lusitanus genome encodes:
- a CDS encoding GatB/YqeY domain-containing protein, with the translated sequence MVSTIIDQEIKKAMLAKDQAALRGLRAIKAALLVARTEKGSAEEITEDAEMKILQRLIKQRKESSDIYKQQGREDLAVIEDEEIEVISKFMPQQLSKEEVEALIAKLIQDTGASSVKDMGRVMGLANKELAGKADGKLIAEIVKNQLA
- a CDS encoding DUF6089 family protein, whose protein sequence is MRFKKIIFSVVLSCIFAGTVKSQTTELGINAGAAGYIGDINPVNLFKPSGIAFGAYVKRNLDPYWAIGLHYNYGKIKGDDANSDDASLRTRNLNFSTSLNELSLQVDFNFLEYFSGGGVKNFSPYIFAGIGGVVFNPKAKYNGETYELRYYETEGKKYKNYAFSIPYGVGMKYRIGERLGIFTQLGYRTAKTDYLDDVGDRYPMVPVYGNNGTNLSDPSVPPDPGNPGRTNFAPGGQRGNFVKNDTYFFVHIGLSYTFTSDKCYSF
- a CDS encoding CBS domain-containing protein — its product is MFASELISHSIPPLQTTETVHVALDRMAEFKLNHLPVLNNGSFLGIIAEDHLLEIRNVEEPIGALSLTILNPFVYQDVHVYDVIRIFDQLKLSLVPVLDYKKNYLGVISIHDLLKYTSDIFAVKEPGGIIVLEIGNRNNSLSHMAQIVEADNAQILSSYVQNFPDSTRLEVTLKINKTELSGIISAFERYDYQVKAVFNSTTTDNGTEDRYNLLMSYLNV
- a CDS encoding NAD kinase; translated protein: MKIAIYGREFNNSVLPFVQEVFNALEHYGIETIVHQEYNDFIEDKVKLPASLQTFSNHTELRDQAAILISLGGDGTLLDTLALIRDSGIPVIGINFGRLGFLASINKNEIRNAIEALINQEYSLDKRTLLNVESKNNLFGDENFALNDITIHRRDNTAMMIIHAYMNDEFINSYWADGLIIATPTGSTAYSLSCGGPIIFPSAQNFAITPIAPHNLNVRPVIIPDDVTLRFEVEARSTKFLVSCDSRTATVDRSVKITVSKAAFHVNLIRLNNESYLTTLRNKLLWGIDTRNY
- a CDS encoding alpha/beta fold hydrolase, which encodes MKYEVIEEDGFKYIEAGKGETLVLLHGLMGELSNWEPVIDHFKDKYRILVPILPIYELPILTLGVKSLAKYIHKFIKFKKLGQVVLIGNSLGGHLGLVVTAGHQESVKALVLTGSSGLYENAFGGTFPRRESYDYIREKVEFTFYDPAIATKEMVDEIYKTVNERSRVIRILALAKSAIRHNMAKELSKITIPVSLIWGKNDQVTPPDVAEEFHQLLPNSELNWVDKCGHVPMMEHPEIFNNYLNKFLDRILLK
- a CDS encoding isoprenyl transferase, translating into MGFKEQIDTSRLPEHIAIIMDGNGRWAKNQGKFRSFGHESGVISVKDIVEGCADIGVKYLTIYAFSTENWNRPIDEVNALMELLIATINNETDTLNKNNIRLNAIGDIASLPQQCIDDLKSAMEKTAGNTTCTLTLALSYSAKWEILEAAKKIALMVKDGQITVDEIDEAKFSSQLTTVNIPDPELMIRTSGEHRVSNFLLWQMAYSELYFTETLWPDFRREDLFEAIVDYQKRERRFGKISEQLN
- a CDS encoding SDR family NAD(P)-dependent oxidoreductase, producing MKTALITGATSGIGKSCAHLFAQQGYQLVLVARREDKLNEIARHLADKYAIEVKTLIADVRNNAVLTAVLEGLPQQWKQIDVLINNAGLSQGLDPIDKGDTTDWDTMIDTNVKGLLYVTKIVSGWMISAKKGHIINIGSIAGKEVYPNGNVYCATKHAVDALNKGMRMDLLPHGIKVTAINPGMVETEFSVVRFKGDEDKAKKVYEGLEPLLAQDIADAIWFAVSRPAHVNINDMLIMPAAQASATLVNRK